Proteins encoded in a region of the Agrobacterium tumefaciens genome:
- a CDS encoding ExeA family protein codes for MLADVQSSYGLDRPFQGAGNFETEHQRTIIREVCAAVQTGRLVVVSGLVGSGKTHLLRRIEAELTKAGKVALAKSLAVDKRRTSLPSLIEALFYDLSPGDRAQVKIPKQAERRERDLRDIMKKGKRPIVLVVDEAHDLHHKTLTGLKRLMEVVADAGVLLSVLLVGHPRLRNDLRRPQMEEIGYRTTIFDYEGIGSARRDYVAWLLGACAAEGVKVGELLEEEAIDLIAERLRTPLQIEMHLTLAFEQGFRLGAKPVTAEIVEQVLSRAIDDLEPTLTRNGYDATALVTHLNARPSDIRAFLAGTLDPEYSRQLTEQLRQAGVPV; via the coding sequence ATGCTCGCTGACGTTCAATCCAGTTACGGCCTCGACCGGCCTTTCCAAGGGGCCGGCAACTTTGAGACCGAGCATCAGCGCACGATCATCCGCGAGGTGTGTGCGGCCGTCCAGACCGGTCGGCTTGTCGTGGTCTCCGGCCTGGTCGGTTCGGGGAAAACCCACCTTTTGCGCCGCATCGAGGCCGAACTCACCAAAGCCGGCAAGGTCGCACTCGCCAAATCGCTGGCGGTCGACAAGCGGCGCACTTCGCTGCCATCGCTCATTGAAGCCCTGTTCTACGACTTGTCTCCCGGCGATCGTGCGCAGGTCAAGATCCCCAAGCAGGCCGAGCGCCGGGAGCGCGACCTGCGCGACATCATGAAAAAAGGCAAACGGCCGATCGTCCTCGTGGTCGACGAGGCCCATGACCTGCACCACAAGACCTTAACCGGCCTGAAGCGACTGATGGAGGTGGTCGCCGACGCCGGCGTGCTCCTTTCCGTACTTCTTGTCGGGCATCCCCGGTTGCGCAATGATCTGCGCCGGCCGCAAATGGAGGAGATTGGCTACCGCACGACCATTTTTGACTACGAGGGGATCGGCTCCGCGCGCCGCGACTATGTTGCCTGGCTGCTTGGCGCCTGTGCGGCCGAAGGCGTAAAGGTTGGCGAACTCCTCGAGGAAGAAGCCATCGACCTCATCGCCGAACGTTTGCGCACGCCGCTTCAGATCGAGATGCATCTCACCCTCGCATTCGAGCAGGGCTTTCGCCTCGGCGCCAAGCCGGTTACCGCCGAAATCGTCGAGCAGGTCCTGTCCCGCGCCATCGACGATCTCGAACCGACGTTGACCCGAAATGGTTACGATGCGACGGCTCTGGTCACGCACCTCAATGCTCGGCCGTCGGATATCCGCGCCTTCCTGGCGGGCACCCTTGATCCCGAATATTCCCGTCAGCTGACCGAGCAACTACGACAGGCAGGCGTCCCGGTTTGA
- a CDS encoding IS481 family transposase, whose product MAERRKRPPGEALVDLRRRLSLLSPRDPGRTEIVARAADAYGISIWTLYRALRELNRPKSVRRADHGTSRIAPQPEMETYAEIIAALKIRTANRKGRHISTARAIKLLEEDGVVTPDGLVRAPPGILKRATVDRLLRVSGLDYARVTRPVAAVRFQARRSNELWHFDMSPSDLKQVEAPLWVEEGRGRPTLMLFSVVDDRSGASYQEYRSVYGEDAESALRFLYNAFAAKPEPELPLQGIPTTIHMDNGPVSRSRVFQSVMGSLGVRVLTHMPPSDSERRTPARAKGKVERPFRTIKEVHETLYHFHKPKDEEEANLWLRRALVTYNNGDHRTESHARIEDWLRHLPPDGVRAMCSWERFCAFAREPERRTVAGDATVSVEGASYEVEPELAGETVTLLWGLFDQELFVEHEGKRFGPFQPSRGAVPLFRYRKYQKSKLEERLDKVVRLADQLGLPRAAVTGGDRPLPSLPPTTAGLSVRRTPFPEPAIETAYPNGLAARGAIADQLGRPIGAMNAGDRAFINELLGETLDKKMIAARIRERFQARRKEE is encoded by the coding sequence ATGGCTGAGCGGAGAAAGCGGCCGCCCGGAGAGGCTCTTGTCGATCTTCGACGCCGATTGTCGCTGCTTTCTCCCCGTGATCCAGGCCGTACCGAGATTGTTGCTCGTGCCGCCGATGCCTACGGCATCTCGATCTGGACCCTGTATCGGGCGCTGCGGGAGTTGAACCGCCCGAAATCCGTACGGCGCGCCGATCACGGAACCTCCCGGATCGCCCCGCAGCCGGAGATGGAAACCTATGCCGAAATCATCGCGGCCCTGAAGATCAGAACGGCGAACCGGAAGGGGCGGCATATCTCCACGGCGCGCGCCATCAAGCTGCTTGAGGAAGACGGCGTGGTGACGCCCGATGGCCTGGTCCGTGCACCGCCCGGCATCTTGAAACGCGCAACGGTCGATCGGCTGCTGCGTGTTTCCGGCCTGGATTATGCGCGCGTCACCCGCCCGGTGGCTGCCGTCCGATTCCAGGCGCGGCGTTCCAACGAACTCTGGCACTTCGACATGAGCCCGTCCGACCTGAAGCAGGTGGAAGCGCCGCTTTGGGTCGAGGAAGGGCGCGGCCGGCCGACGCTGATGCTGTTCTCCGTGGTCGATGATCGCTCCGGCGCGAGCTATCAGGAATACCGCTCCGTCTACGGCGAGGACGCGGAGTCCGCCTTGCGCTTTCTCTACAATGCCTTCGCCGCCAAGCCTGAACCGGAACTGCCGCTTCAGGGGATTCCAACGACCATCCATATGGATAACGGGCCGGTGAGCCGCTCGCGCGTTTTCCAGTCCGTCATGGGTAGCCTTGGTGTCCGGGTTCTCACGCATATGCCCCCGTCGGACAGCGAGCGGCGCACGCCGGCGCGAGCGAAAGGCAAGGTCGAGCGGCCGTTTCGCACGATCAAGGAAGTGCACGAGACCCTCTATCATTTCCACAAGCCGAAGGACGAAGAGGAAGCCAACCTTTGGCTCAGGCGCGCCTTGGTCACCTACAATAACGGCGACCATCGCACAGAGTCTCATGCACGCATCGAGGATTGGCTGCGGCATCTTCCTCCTGACGGGGTGCGGGCGATGTGCTCCTGGGAGCGGTTCTGCGCCTTTGCGCGCGAACCGGAACGACGGACGGTTGCTGGAGACGCGACCGTATCGGTCGAAGGCGCATCCTATGAGGTCGAGCCCGAACTTGCCGGCGAAACGGTGACCTTGCTCTGGGGCCTGTTCGATCAGGAACTGTTCGTCGAGCATGAGGGCAAGCGCTTCGGTCCATTCCAACCTTCGCGCGGGGCGGTTCCCCTCTTTCGCTATCGCAAATACCAGAAGAGCAAGCTCGAAGAGCGGCTCGACAAGGTGGTGCGCCTGGCAGACCAACTTGGGCTCCCCCGCGCCGCGGTCACCGGCGGGGATCGTCCATTGCCTTCGCTGCCCCCGACCACGGCTGGGCTGAGTGTACGGCGGACACCGTTTCCGGAACCCGCAATAGAGACCGCTTATCCAAATGGCCTCGCAGCCCGTGGGGCCATCGCCGACCAGCTCGGCCGGCCGATCGGCGCGATGAATGCCGGTGACCGCGCCTTCATCAATGAACTGCTTGGAGAAACACTCGACAAAAAGATGATCGCGGCCCGTATCCGCGAACGCTTCCAGGCGCGAAGAAAGGAAGAATGA
- a CDS encoding recombinase family protein, with protein MRVGYARVSTIDQNPELQLEALRRAGCEKVFTERGSGARDDRPELGRILSDVLRTGDTLVVWKLDRLARSLKKLIATAEELERAKIGLVSLTESIDTTTPGGMLTFHVFGAIAQFERALIRERTTAGLVEARQRGRKGGRPPAMRPGDIAAARALMKEGSIPVRNIAQRMGVSVATLYRHIGKKGGSPKTVESEDVHG; from the coding sequence ATGCGGGTCGGGTACGCCAGGGTCAGCACGATCGATCAAAATCCGGAGCTTCAGCTTGAGGCGCTGAGACGCGCCGGTTGCGAGAAGGTGTTTACCGAGCGCGGGTCAGGCGCTCGCGATGACCGCCCGGAATTGGGCCGAATTCTCTCCGACGTGCTTCGCACTGGTGACACGCTCGTTGTCTGGAAACTCGATCGGTTGGCGCGATCGCTAAAGAAGCTCATCGCGACGGCGGAAGAGTTGGAGCGCGCGAAGATCGGGCTCGTGTCCTTGACCGAGAGCATTGATACGACGACGCCGGGCGGCATGCTGACCTTCCATGTCTTCGGTGCGATCGCCCAGTTCGAACGTGCTCTGATCCGCGAACGCACGACGGCTGGACTGGTCGAGGCGCGGCAACGTGGCCGCAAGGGTGGCCGCCCGCCCGCGATGCGCCCGGGCGATATTGCCGCGGCGCGCGCCCTGATGAAGGAAGGCAGCATACCGGTACGCAATATTGCGCAGCGCATGGGGGTTTCTGTTGCAACCCTCTATCGTCATATCGGCAAGAAGGGTGGCTCTCCCAAAACAGTGGAATCCGAGGACGTCCATGGCTGA